From a region of the Triticum aestivum cultivar Chinese Spring chromosome 7D, IWGSC CS RefSeq v2.1, whole genome shotgun sequence genome:
- the LOC123169889 gene encoding G-type lectin S-receptor-like serine/threonine-protein kinase SD2-5, translating into MYPPKILILLFVLLSTFSSSRLAMNKSFALGIEIGTIWRNNPSLLHNDYPEDEFSLRIILPKDATFFTTNSSSDLDSLSFACGFFCAGPVATCDDYIFSIFVVNTYSSSDAVSFNAPKVVWSANRDRPVKENANVQLTELGDLVLYDSDGAHVWSTNTEDMSVAGMNLTSAGNLVLLNQSNMQLWRSFDHPTDTLVTGQILPEGQKLIAMTSVANWSSGNFDLTVLPDGMYAFAGTDTRLAYYRSPTGGTVTTNRSAYVALKNGSLEVFTNFRDTEAPDYQIQLPRDNYGLGFVRLDFDGHLRLYLWTNNSWVSSDVFDIADPCAYPLACGEYGICSDGQCSCPDAAIGQSGLFDVIDPREVNHGCLPIGSLSCDSARKPTLLSLPNITRFNGVYNWTTSEERCKLSCLNDCSCKASFFQQYDTSTGFCFLASDIFSMISVNSPSYSSNFSSLAFVKVNGATRNFVLSQGKLTVALAVGSSTFIALVVVAVLVVLRRNRAEPLEDDDIIDQLPGLPARFSFMELKSATEDFSKVIGKGGSGSVFEGQICDKQVAVKRLDGINQGKREFLAEVQTIGSINHIYLVRLIGFCAEKSHRLLVYEYMPNGSLDRWIFQRHQEAPLDWKTRLRIITDVARGLAYLHSDCRETIVHLDIKPQNILLDEQFTAKVSDFGLAKLIDREQGSVMTRLRGTPGYLAPEWLTSVINEKVDVYSFGIVIMEIICGRSNLDYSQPEESRHLISMLQDKAKTDQLLDLIDPRSTDMQCHLDEVSRMMNLAMWCLQVDSRRRPSMTEVVKILDGAMDVETELDLDLVNLELMVANRAVRGNIAATLQIDSVLSGPR; encoded by the coding sequence ATGTATCCTCCAAAGATCTTGATCCTCCTTTTTGTTCTCCTTTCGACTTTTTCTTCTTCCAGACTTGCGATGAACAAATCCTTTGCTTTGGGTATTGAGATTGGCACCATATGGCGAAATAATCCCTCCCTTCTACACAACGATTATCCAGAAGACGAATTCTCCCTGCGCATCATCCTCCCTAAGGATGCCACGTTTTTTACTACAAACTCGAGCTCAGATCTTGACAGCCTTTCATTTGCCTGCGGATTCTTCTGTGCAGGGCCTGTAGCTACCTGTGATGACTACATCTTTTCCATCTTTGTTGTCAATACCTACAGCTCCAGTGATGCTGTGTCCTTTAACGCGCCCAAGGTGGTCTGGTCTGCCAACCGTGACCGCCCAGTCAAAGAGAATGCTAATGTTCAACTTACTGAACTTGGGGACTTGGTGCTCTATGATTCTGATGGAGCACATGTTTGGTCTACCAATACTGAAGACATGTCAGTTGCTGGCATGAATCTTACGAGTGCAGGCAATCTGGTGCTGTTAAATCAGTCAAATATGCAACTCTGGAGGTCCTTCGATCACCCAACTGATACACTTGTCACCGGGCAGATTCTACCAGAAGGGCAGAAGCTCATTGCAATGACCTCAGTGGCAAACTGGTCAAGTGGAAATTTTGATCTCACCGTCCTCCCTGATGGTATGTATGCATTTGCAGGAACTGATACTCGTCTAGCCTACTATCGGAGCCCCACCGGTGGAACTGTGACGACAAACAGGTCAGCATACGTTGCACTCAAGAATGGCAGTCTGGAGGTGTTCACTAATTTTCGGGATACAGAGGCACCAGATTACCAGATCCAGCTGCCCAGGGATAACTATGGGCTGGGCTTTGTGAGGCTAGATTTTGATGGGCACCTTAGGCTATATCTTTGGACAAACAATAGCTGGGTGAGTTCAGATGTTTTTGACATAGCTGATCCTTGTGCTTATCCTCTAGCTTGTGGCGAATATGGTATTTGTTCGGATGGACAGTGCAGTTGTCCCGATGCTGCCATTGGGCAATCAGGATTGTTTGATGTAATTGATCCAAGGGAGGTTAATCATGGCTGCTTGCCAATAGGTTCACTATCCTGTGATTCGGCACGGAAGCCTACACTTCTTTCCCTTCCCAACATCACGCGCTTCAACGGTGTCTACAATTGGACAACAAGTGAAGAGCGATGCAAATTATCATGCTTGAATGATTGTTCGTGTAAGGCTTCATTCTTCCAGCAGTATGACACCTCCACTGGTTTCTGTTTTCTTGCATCTGACATATTCTCCATGATAAGTGTAAATTCCCCAAGTTACTCAAGCAATTTTAGTTCTCTGGCATTTGTTAAAGTTAACGGAGCTACCCGGAACTTTGTGCTATCTCAAGGAAAATTAACCGTTGCATTGGCCGTTGGTTCTTCAACTTTTATTGCTTTAGTTGTTGTTGCAGTGCTTGTAGTTTTACGAAGAAATAGGGCAGAACCATTAGAAGATGATGACATTATCGATCAGTTACCAGGGCTACCTGCAAGATTTTCTTTTATGGAGTTGAAGTCAGCAACTGAAGATTTCTCAAAAGTGATTGGGAAAGGAGGATCTGGTTCTGTTTTTGAAGGACAGATTTGTGATAAGCAGGTTGCTGTGAAAAGATTGGATGGCATTAATCAAGGAAAAAGGGAATTTTTAGCAGAGGTTCAGACTATTGGAAGCATCAACCACATATATTTGGTGAGGCTAATTGGATTTTGTGCTGAAAAGTCGCATAGGCTTCTTGTCTATGAATACATGCCAAATGGATCTTTGGATAGGTGGATTTTCCAAAGGCACCAAGAAGCACCACTTGATTGGAAAACCAGATTGAGGATCATCACTGATGTAGCAAGGGGACTGGCTTATCTTCACAGTGACTGTCGGGAAACAATCGTTCATCTAGACATCAAGCCACAAAATATCCTTTTGGATGAGCAATTCACTGCCAAGGTATCTGACTTCGGGCTTGCCAAGCTAATTGATCGTGAACAGGGAAGTGTCATGACTAGATTGAGAGGCACACCAGGTTACCTGGCTcctgagtggttgacatctgtgaTCAACGAGAAGGTTGATGTGTATAGCTTTGGCATTGTTATCATGGAAATTATTTGCGGTAGAAGTAATTTGGATTACTCACAGCCTGAAGAAAGCCGTCATCTCATCAGCATGCTGCAGGACAAGGCCAAAACTGACCAGCTGTTGGACCTTATCGATCCACGCTCCACTGATATGCAATGTCATTTGGATGAAGTGTCGCGCATGATGAATCTGGCAATGTGGTGCCTGCAGGTTGATAGCCGTCGACGGCCTTCCATGACCGAAGTTGTGAAAATCCTGGATGGTGCAATGGATGTTGAAACCGAACTTGATTTGGACCTGGTAAATCTGGAACTAATGGTGGCAAATAGAGCGGTTCGTGGGAACATTGCCGCAACTCTGCAGATAGACTCCGTCCTTTCAGGGCCACGGTAA
- the LOC123167136 gene encoding uncharacterized protein, protein MEGADRLYPSVEPYDLEPPQLDDAAAAAVGTGEARVCDPPVRWDEEPKEGTHVCEQGAKDNPDRDDMEDHLSVVNIYESDDEMATFKGSGENIHSDCPLRQQTGIWVPPSVPPMTKHDHEEWQKGFVSNAGYFIEDEYKWDVDEDIREMTMWDVFAEMAVAGKDKLLSVASYDFGRHSMSLVSHFLLQAALEDNSQTLAEASVGSEHALLETEPTKWLPDSAAPSCMLCGVRFHPVICSRHHCRFCGGIFCGGCSKGRSLMPPKFGTSDPQRVCDVCGVRLECIQPYLMNQISRACQLPTKDLTDLSTLRSWLNLPWAPTMEYEIYKAANSIHGYCKVGKLNPEKSIPDSILRQAKGLAIITVVKVGMMVTYKIGTGLVIARRADGSWSPPSAISTCGVGYGAQAGAELADFIIVLRNTDAIKTFSGNAHLSLGAGFGAAAGHLGRVAEADFRAGDGGYAACYTYSCSKGAFVGCALNGSVVSTRNNENARFYGGPVKASEILLGSLPKPPAAATLYKALSTLFDKIGK, encoded by the exons ATGGAGGGGGCCGATCGCCTGTACCCCTCGGTCGAGCCGTACGACCTCGAGCCCCCGCAgctcgacgacgccgccgccgccgccgtcggcactGGCGAGGCTAGGGTTTGCGACCCGCCGGTGAGGTGGGACGAGGAGCCCAAGGAG GGAACCCATGTATGCGAGCAAGGGGCGAAAGATAATCCTGACAGAGATGACATGGAAGACCACCTTAGTGTTGTCAATATTTATGAGAGCGATGACGAAATGGCCACCTTCAAGGGATCAGGAGAAAACATCCATTCTGATTGCCCACTTCGTCAACAAACTGGCATCTGGGTACCTCCTTCTGTTCCACcgatgacaaaacatgatcatgagGAGTGGCAAAAGGGCTTTGTCTCAAATGCTGGGTACTTCATAGAAGACGAATACAAGTGGGATGTGGATGAAGACATCAGGGAGATGACAATGTGGGATGTGTTTGCTGAGATGGCTGTTGCAGGAAAAGATAAATTATTATCTGTTGCATCATATGATTTTGGGAGGCATAGCATGTCTCTAGTTTCACACTTCCTTCTTCAAGCGGCTTTGGAGGATAACTCTCAAACACTTGCAGAGGCCAGTGTTGGTTCTGAACATGCTCTGCTTGAGACAGAACCGACAAAGTGGTTGCCTGATAGTGCTGCTCCTTCTTGCATGCTTTGTGGAGTGCGCTTCCATCCAGTAATTTGCTCTCGCCATCATTGTCGTTTTTGTGGTGGGATATTCTGTGGCGGCTGTTCAAAGGGTAGAAGCTTGATGCCTCCAAAATTCGGAACTTCAGATCCTCAAAGGGTCTGTGATGTTTGTGGAGTACGTCTTGAGTGTATTCAGCCTTACTTGATGAACCAGATAAGTCGTGCTTGTCAACTTCCGACTAAAGATTTGACAGACCTGAGCACCTTGAGGTCATGGTTAAACCTCCCATGGGCACCAACGATGGAGTATGAGATATACAAGGCTGCAAATTCCATACATGGGTATTGTAAG GTTGGAAAGCTGAATCCAGAGAAGTCCATTCCTGATTCAATTCTTAGACAAGCAAAGGGACTTGCTATAATTACTGTGGTAAAGGTTGGAATGATGGTCACGTACAAAATTGGTACTGGGCTGGTTATTGCTCGCAGAGCTGATGGTTCTTGGTCTCCTCCTTCGGCCATATCTACTTGTGGTGTTGGATATGGAGCTCAG GCTGGCGCTGAGTTAGCTGACTTCATCATTGTTCTGAGGAACACTGATGCAATTAAAACATTCAGTGGAAATGCACATCTGTCACTTGGGGCTGGTTTCGGTGCTGCTGCTGGTCATCTTGGACGGGTGGCAGAGGCTGATTTCCGTGCCGGTGATGGTGGTTATGCTGCCTGTTACACATACAGTTGTAGCAAAG GCGCCTTTGTGGGATGCGCACTCAATGGAAGTGTAGTATCAACCCGAAACAACGAAAATGCCCGATTCTATGGCGGTCCAGTCAAGGCATCAGAAATCCTTCTTGGTTCACTGCCCAAGCCACCTGCGGCCGCCACTCTCTATAAAGCTCTATCCACACTATTTGATAAGATCGGAAAGTAA
- the LOC123167138 gene encoding protein BZR1 homolog 3: MMHGPAGGSGGGGGHGLGGTRVPTWRERENNRRRERRRRAIAAKIYTGLRAYGNYNLPKHCDNNEVLKALCNEAGWVVEPDGTTYRRGCKPPPQARTDPMRSASASPCSSYQPSPRASYNPSPASSSFPSSGSSSHITLGGGNNFIGGVEGSSLIPWLKNLSSNPSFASSSKLPQLHHLYFNGGSISAPVTPPSSSPTHTPRMKTDWESQCVLPPWAGANYASLPNSTPPSPGHHVAPDPAWLAGFQISSAGPSSPTYNLVSHNPFGIALASSSRVCTPGQSGTCSPAMGDHAPAHHDVQMEMVEGAADDFAFGSNSNGNNGSPGLVKAWEGERIHEECASDELELTLGSSRTRGEPPF; encoded by the exons aTGATGCACGGCCCCGCgggagggagcggcggcggcggcggccacgggCTGGGCGGCACGAGGGTGCCCACGTGGAGGGAGCGGGAGAACAACCGGCGGAGGGAGCGGCGGCGCCGGGCGATCGCCGCCAAGATCTACACCGGCCTCAGGGCCTACGGCAACTACAACCTTCCCAAGCACTGCGACAACAATGAGGTCCTCAAGGCGCTCTGCAACGAGGCCGGCTGGGTCGTCGAGCCCGACGGCACCACCTACCGCAGG GGATGCAAACCTCCTCCACAAGCGCGTACTGATCCAATGAGGTCTGCTTCGGCAAGCCCCTGCTCTTCATACCAGCCGAGCCCACGGGCCTCATACAACCCAAGCCCTGCGTCTTCCTCCTTCCCGAGCTCTGGATCCTCTTCTCACATCACTCTTGGTGGTGGAAACAACTTCATTGGTGGTGTCGAGGGAAGCTCCCTCATCCCGTGGCTGAAGAACCTCTCGTCGAATCCTTCATTTGCCTCCTCCTCCAAGCTCCCACAGCTCCACCATCTCTACTTCAATGGAGGTTCCATCAGTGCTCCAGTGACACCCCCATCCAGCTCCCCGACTCACACGCCGCGCATGAAGACTGACTGGGAGAGCCAATGTGTTCTGCCACCATGGGCCGGGGCAAACTACGCCTCCCTTCCCAACTCCACACCTCCGAGCCCTGGCCACCACGTCGCTCCAGACCCGGCATGGCTGGCCGGGTTCCAGATATCGTCCGCCGGACCCTCATCGCCGACGTACAACCTTGTTTCACATAACCCCTTTGGGATCGCCCTTGCGAGCTCGTCGAGGGTGTGCACCCCTGGACAGAGCGGAACCTGCTCCCCGGCGATGGGCGATCACGCGCCGGCTCACCACGATGTCCAGATGGAGATGGTTGAAGGGGCGGCTGATGATTTCGCCTTCGGCAGCAACAGCAATGGCAACAACGGATCGCCTGGGCTGGTGAAGGCGTGGGAAGGGGAGCGGATACACGAGGAATGCGCCTCGGACGAGCTCGAGCTCACCCTCGGGAGCTCAAGGACCCGTGGAGAACCACCCTTCtga